One window from the genome of Pseudonocardia hierapolitana encodes:
- a CDS encoding carbohydrate ABC transporter permease — protein MSVVQEKAAPAAVAPPATAPPRPKRRRKGSTYLVGGILVLVCWAMLSPVLWTAMTVTKPTDVAFLDPPVFFYEPTLTAFVDLWQTTLFYQYLINTLIVALLSTVAALVIGLPAAYALSRFPGWISAVLLIAALVFRALPRFSVVLPMYDISRSLGIYDTTFAVAAALVAINQPFSIWLLRNFFAEIPKELDEAAMIDGCSRFGILRRVMIPLMGPGILTAGIFIFLFAFQEYLTANILTDVSARTVPVFIATQLGQTLPMLQQAGAAAMLLTLPVVAFAFIAQRYLVAGLNAGSVKG, from the coding sequence ATGAGTGTCGTGCAGGAGAAGGCCGCGCCTGCCGCGGTGGCGCCGCCTGCAACCGCGCCGCCTCGACCGAAGCGCCGCCGGAAGGGCTCGACGTACCTCGTCGGCGGGATCCTCGTGCTCGTGTGCTGGGCGATGCTCAGCCCGGTGCTGTGGACCGCGATGACGGTCACGAAGCCCACCGACGTGGCGTTCCTCGACCCGCCGGTGTTCTTCTACGAGCCGACGCTCACCGCGTTCGTCGATCTCTGGCAGACCACGCTCTTCTACCAGTACCTGATCAACACGCTGATCGTGGCGCTGCTCAGCACGGTCGCGGCGCTGGTGATCGGGCTGCCCGCGGCGTACGCGCTCTCGCGGTTCCCGGGCTGGATCAGCGCGGTGCTGCTGATCGCCGCGCTGGTGTTCCGGGCGCTGCCGCGGTTCTCGGTGGTGCTGCCGATGTACGACATCTCCCGGTCGCTCGGCATCTACGACACCACGTTCGCGGTGGCCGCCGCGCTCGTCGCGATCAACCAGCCGTTCAGCATCTGGCTGCTGCGCAACTTCTTCGCCGAGATCCCCAAGGAGCTCGACGAGGCGGCGATGATCGACGGCTGCAGCCGGTTCGGCATCCTGCGCCGCGTGATGATCCCGCTGATGGGGCCGGGCATCCTGACGGCCGGGATCTTCATCTTCCTGTTCGCGTTCCAGGAGTACCTCACCGCGAACATCCTCACCGACGTCTCCGCCCGCACCGTGCCGGTGTTCATCGCCACCCAGCTCGGCCAGACGCTGCCGATGCTGCAGCAGGCCGGGGCGGCGGCGATGCTGCTGACGCTGCCGGTGGTCGCGTTCGCGTTCATCGCGCAGCGGTACCTGGTGGCCGGGCTGAACGCGGGATCGGTCAAGGGGTGA
- a CDS encoding TIGR03667 family PPOX class F420-dependent oxidoreductase — protein MELTSHLPPSDRERVEARLRQNLMAWLTTVRPDGQPISVPVWFLMRDDASILIYSQPGKQKLHNIAANSRVSLGLDVTDIGRNIVRMEGIARVVDNEPAADRHPGYLAKYTERIAALFGTPERFAELFSTAVVVTPTKLHI, from the coding sequence GTGGAACTCACGTCGCACCTGCCACCGAGTGACCGCGAACGAGTCGAGGCCCGACTGCGGCAGAACCTCATGGCCTGGCTGACGACCGTTCGGCCGGACGGCCAGCCCATCAGTGTCCCCGTCTGGTTCCTGATGCGCGACGACGCGTCGATACTGATCTACAGTCAGCCGGGTAAGCAGAAGCTGCACAACATCGCCGCCAATTCCAGGGTGAGCTTGGGGCTCGACGTCACCGATATCGGCCGGAACATCGTGCGCATGGAAGGCATCGCGAGGGTGGTCGACAACGAGCCGGCCGCCGACCGACACCCAGGATACTTGGCCAAGTACACCGAGCGAATCGCTGCACTGTTCGGCACCCCCGAACGATTCGCCGAACTCTTCTCGACCGCCGTCGTCGTCACACCGACGAAGCTGCACATCTGA
- a CDS encoding winged helix-turn-helix transcriptional regulator: MLGKTYDSQICSIARSLEVVGERWSLLIVRDAVFGGATRFGDFQRRLGIATNILTNRLEGFVEAGIMRRHQYSEQPELYEYLLTEKGQALAPALVALSEWGDRWATDGEPPILYTHATCGAGVTQQTMCSHCGCVEDPTEIRAVIGPGMPPERLPQEA; this comes from the coding sequence ATGCTCGGGAAGACGTACGACTCGCAGATCTGCTCGATCGCGCGCTCCCTCGAGGTGGTCGGCGAGCGCTGGAGCCTGCTGATCGTGCGCGACGCCGTGTTCGGGGGCGCGACCCGATTCGGCGACTTCCAGCGCCGTCTCGGGATCGCGACCAACATCCTCACGAACCGCCTCGAGGGCTTCGTCGAGGCCGGGATCATGCGCCGCCACCAGTACTCCGAGCAGCCCGAGCTGTACGAGTACCTGCTGACCGAGAAGGGGCAGGCGCTCGCGCCCGCGCTGGTCGCGCTCTCCGAATGGGGCGACCGGTGGGCGACCGACGGGGAACCGCCGATCCTCTACACGCACGCGACGTGCGGGGCGGGCGTCACCCAGCAGACGATGTGCTCACATTGCGGTTGCGTTGAGGACCCGACCGAGATCCGGGCCGTGATCGGGCCGGGCATGCCTCCCGAACGCCTGCCGCAGGAGGCGTGA
- a CDS encoding SRPBCC family protein, which yields MTQATQEQSYTTTFAVDRTPQEAFDAITDVRGWWSEEVEGVADQVGGEFDYHYKDVHRCRVRVTELVPGRKVAWRVLDNYFNFIDDQSEWKDTEVVFEISETGGGAEVRFTHVGLVQQYDCYDVCSNAWAGYISGSLRNLINTGVGQPNPREDGNAPSHQDAATGARARRSGLAGA from the coding sequence ATGACACAAGCGACCCAGGAGCAGAGCTACACCACCACCTTCGCGGTGGACCGGACCCCTCAGGAGGCGTTCGACGCCATCACCGACGTCCGCGGCTGGTGGTCGGAAGAGGTCGAGGGCGTGGCCGACCAGGTCGGAGGCGAGTTCGACTACCACTACAAGGACGTGCACCGCTGTCGCGTCCGTGTCACGGAACTCGTGCCCGGCCGGAAGGTCGCATGGCGCGTCCTCGACAACTACTTCAACTTCATCGACGACCAGTCCGAGTGGAAGGACACCGAGGTCGTCTTCGAGATCTCCGAGACCGGCGGCGGCGCAGAGGTCCGCTTCACCCACGTGGGACTGGTGCAGCAGTACGACTGCTACGACGTGTGCTCCAACGCGTGGGCCGGCTACATCAGCGGCAGCCTGCGGAACCTGATCAACACCGGGGTGGGGCAGCCCAACCCGCGGGAGGACGGGAACGCGCCGTCCCACCAGGACGCCGCCACCGGCGCGCGGGCCCGGCGCAGCGGCCTCGCAGGCGCCTGA
- a CDS encoding SDR family NAD(P)-dependent oxidoreductase, whose amino-acid sequence MTAVAGSSVMITGANRGIGRALLEEALRRGAQRVYAGTRGSFAHPDHRVTVLQFDVTDPAQTQQAARQVPALDILVNNAGVALYDDLSDRAVLERQLAVNLFGVHGVTQAFLPLLTRTGGAVVNNLAVAAVAPLPIIPAYSISKAAALSLTLSQRALLADRGVRVHAVLTGPTDTDMSRDFDAPKASPESVARAVFDGVENEEDDIFPDSMSQAMAAAWRHGPATVLEREYAALAAAAAESSA is encoded by the coding sequence ATGACCGCAGTCGCCGGCAGCTCCGTCATGATCACCGGTGCCAACCGCGGTATCGGGCGGGCGCTGCTGGAGGAAGCCCTGCGCAGGGGCGCGCAGCGGGTGTACGCCGGCACGCGCGGATCCTTCGCCCATCCGGACCACCGGGTCACGGTCCTGCAGTTCGACGTGACCGACCCGGCGCAGACGCAGCAGGCCGCCCGGCAGGTCCCCGCGCTCGACATCCTCGTCAACAACGCGGGCGTCGCGCTCTACGACGATCTCAGCGACCGCGCCGTACTCGAACGCCAGCTCGCCGTCAACCTCTTCGGCGTCCACGGCGTCACACAGGCCTTCCTGCCCCTGCTGACCCGCACGGGCGGCGCCGTCGTCAACAACCTGGCCGTGGCGGCGGTCGCCCCGCTGCCGATCATCCCGGCCTACTCGATCTCGAAAGCGGCCGCGCTCTCGCTGACGCTGTCACAGCGGGCGCTCCTCGCCGATCGGGGCGTGCGGGTGCACGCCGTCCTCACCGGTCCGACCGACACCGACATGTCCCGTGATTTCGACGCCCCGAAGGCCTCGCCGGAATCGGTGGCGCGAGCCGTCTTCGACGGTGTGGAGAACGAGGAGGACGACATCTTCCCCGACTCCATGTCGCAGGCCATGGCCGCCGCGTGGCGGCACGGTCCGGCGACGGTGTTGGAACGCGAGTACGCCGCCCTCGCGGCAGCCGCGGCCGAGTCCTCGGCATGA
- a CDS encoding VOC family protein gives MITPKPGSIVLGTTRPAVLRDWYRKALAPGHEGDGPIDFGGFLLVIDQRDDVDAKNNEPGRMILNFHVDDFDAVEAQLRAAGVDWLVPVADRPSGRFGTFEDPDGNYLQIIQFTRGS, from the coding sequence ATGATCACACCGAAGCCCGGCAGCATCGTCTTGGGAACCACCCGGCCTGCCGTACTGCGCGACTGGTACCGCAAGGCCCTCGCGCCGGGACACGAGGGCGACGGCCCGATCGACTTCGGCGGCTTCCTGCTGGTCATCGATCAGCGTGACGACGTCGACGCGAAGAACAACGAGCCGGGCCGGATGATCCTCAACTTCCACGTCGACGACTTCGACGCCGTCGAGGCGCAGCTGCGGGCGGCCGGCGTGGACTGGCTCGTCCCCGTCGCGGACCGGCCCTCCGGCCGCTTCGGGACGTTCGAGGACCCCGACGGCAACTACCTCCAGATCATCCAGTTCACGCGGGGCTCATGA
- a CDS encoding HpcH/HpaI aldolase family protein, whose product MAPLRSRLRAGERVAGGLVRMPCEELVEMIAVAGLDFVLVDCEHGPADVVELRRHIAFADAHALPVLVRIGEGEHHLAQRALDQGAQGIVAPHVESAADAAELVRAVRYPPHGARGFATYPRAGRFGTVPAAEHRTAAAESTLVIAMLESPGAIRDAGEIVAVDGIDGWLVGVADLAAARGPDAPSVEELLAAVHRDPAVASAIRADLATSAAAAEASFADGAQLVVHNVTHVLMEALRTLRA is encoded by the coding sequence ATGGCACCCCTCCGGTCCCGGTTGCGGGCGGGTGAGCGGGTCGCCGGCGGGCTCGTGCGGATGCCGTGCGAGGAGCTCGTGGAGATGATCGCGGTCGCCGGGCTGGACTTCGTGCTGGTCGACTGCGAGCACGGGCCCGCCGACGTGGTCGAGCTGCGCCGGCACATCGCGTTCGCCGACGCGCACGCCCTGCCGGTGCTCGTCCGGATCGGCGAGGGCGAGCACCACCTCGCCCAGCGCGCCCTCGACCAGGGCGCGCAGGGCATCGTCGCGCCGCACGTCGAGTCCGCCGCCGACGCCGCGGAGCTCGTCCGTGCGGTGCGCTACCCGCCGCACGGCGCCCGGGGCTTCGCCACCTACCCCCGCGCCGGGCGGTTCGGCACCGTCCCGGCCGCCGAGCACCGCACCGCGGCCGCGGAGTCGACGCTCGTGATCGCGATGCTCGAGTCGCCCGGCGCGATCCGGGACGCCGGCGAGATCGTCGCCGTCGACGGGATCGACGGCTGGCTGGTCGGTGTCGCCGACCTCGCCGCCGCCCGGGGCCCGGACGCCCCCTCCGTGGAGGAGCTGCTGGCCGCGGTCCACCGCGACCCGGCCGTCGCGAGCGCGATCCGGGCCGACCTGGCGACGAGCGCGGCCGCGGCGGAGGCGTCCTTCGCCGACGGCGCACAGCTGGTGGTGCACAACGTCACGCACGTCCTGATGGAGGCCCTCCGAACGCTGCGCGCCTGA
- a CDS encoding SDR family NAD(P)-dependent oxidoreductase: MSLSGRTALVTGGGSGLGAAIAAHLTAAGARVVVTGRRAEPLREVAGRLGARAEVCDVADPAAVDALAARLADEEVSILVNNAGVAGPVAPLTEITPDEWDEVFAVNVRGTYLVCRAFLPPMVARGDGDVINLASVSGKRPLARRTPYCASKMAVLGLTSTLAFEVGPAGVRVNALSPGPVEGDRMDRNFRLEAERTATSVDEARAAFVGRAALGRMITADEVGAAIVAMLAMPGMSGADVDLSAGMVA; the protein is encoded by the coding sequence GTGAGCCTGTCGGGACGCACGGCGCTCGTCACCGGCGGCGGTTCCGGGCTCGGCGCCGCGATCGCCGCGCACCTCACGGCGGCCGGGGCCCGGGTCGTCGTGACCGGGCGGCGCGCGGAACCGCTGCGGGAGGTGGCCGGGCGGCTCGGCGCCCGGGCCGAGGTGTGCGACGTCGCCGACCCGGCCGCCGTCGACGCGCTCGCCGCGCGGCTCGCCGACGAGGAGGTCTCGATCCTGGTCAACAACGCCGGCGTCGCCGGGCCGGTCGCCCCGCTCACCGAGATCACCCCCGACGAGTGGGACGAGGTGTTCGCCGTGAACGTCCGCGGCACCTACCTCGTGTGCCGGGCGTTCCTGCCGCCGATGGTGGCGCGCGGGGACGGCGACGTGATCAACCTGGCGTCGGTGTCCGGCAAGCGCCCGCTGGCCCGCCGCACGCCCTACTGCGCGTCCAAGATGGCGGTGCTCGGGCTGACCTCCACGCTCGCGTTCGAGGTCGGACCGGCCGGCGTGCGGGTCAACGCGCTGTCCCCCGGCCCCGTCGAGGGCGACCGGATGGACCGCAACTTCCGGCTGGAAGCCGAGCGCACCGCCACGTCAGTCGACGAGGCGCGCGCGGCGTTCGTCGGGCGGGCTGCCCTCGGCCGGATGATCACCGCGGACGAGGTGGGCGCCGCGATCGTCGCGATGCTCGCGATGCCCGGGATGTCGGGCGCGGACGTGGACCTCTCGGCCGGGATGGTGGCGTGA
- the hisD gene encoding histidinol dehydrogenase, whose translation MARELKKALPPAPRAASGGAVAERVREIIADVRTRGDAAVREYSARFDGWEPESFRLDADRVAELVASLPAQVIEDIRFVQAQVRGFALVQREALREVEVETLPGVVLGHRHVPVAAAGAYVPGGRYPLTASAHMTIVTAKAAGVPRVVACTPPIRGEIPAATVAAMHLAGADEIHLLGGVQAVAAMAIGTESVAAVDLIAGPGNAYVAEAKRQLFGEVGIDLFAGPTEILVVADGTADPFTVAVDLLSQAEHGPDSPAVLVTTSEALAREVLDLVERLLPGLPTNDMAGPAWRDHGRVVVCDDADEMWRVADSFASEHVEVLTAQPREALERMRNYGALFLGEGTCVSYGDKVIGTNHVLPTLGAARYTGGLWVGKYLKTVTYQEVRDPAQSAELGRVCGRASRVELFEGHARSGDLRAYKYGGDRFDWIDDVVGAQA comes from the coding sequence ATGGCGCGCGAGCTCAAGAAGGCTCTTCCACCCGCCCCCCGCGCGGCCTCCGGCGGCGCGGTCGCCGAGCGGGTCCGCGAGATCATCGCCGACGTCCGGACGCGCGGGGACGCGGCGGTGCGCGAGTACTCCGCGCGGTTCGACGGCTGGGAGCCCGAGTCGTTCCGGCTCGACGCCGACCGGGTGGCCGAGCTCGTCGCCTCGCTGCCGGCCCAGGTCATCGAGGACATCCGGTTCGTGCAGGCGCAGGTCCGCGGCTTCGCGCTGGTCCAGCGCGAGGCGCTGCGGGAGGTCGAGGTCGAGACGCTCCCCGGCGTCGTGCTGGGGCACAGGCACGTGCCGGTCGCCGCCGCGGGCGCCTACGTCCCCGGCGGGCGCTACCCGCTGACCGCCTCGGCGCACATGACGATCGTGACGGCGAAGGCCGCGGGCGTCCCCCGCGTCGTGGCCTGCACGCCGCCGATCCGCGGCGAGATCCCCGCCGCCACGGTGGCCGCGATGCACCTCGCGGGCGCGGACGAGATCCACCTGCTCGGCGGCGTGCAGGCCGTCGCGGCGATGGCGATCGGCACCGAGTCGGTGGCGGCGGTGGACCTCATCGCGGGCCCGGGCAACGCCTACGTCGCCGAGGCGAAGCGGCAGCTGTTCGGCGAGGTCGGCATCGACCTGTTCGCCGGGCCCACCGAGATCCTCGTCGTCGCCGACGGGACGGCCGATCCGTTCACCGTCGCCGTCGACCTGCTGTCGCAGGCCGAGCACGGGCCGGACTCCCCCGCGGTGCTCGTCACGACCTCCGAGGCGCTCGCGCGCGAGGTCCTCGACCTGGTCGAGCGGCTGCTGCCCGGCCTGCCGACCAACGACATGGCCGGTCCGGCGTGGCGCGACCACGGCCGGGTCGTCGTGTGCGACGACGCCGACGAGATGTGGCGCGTGGCCGACTCGTTCGCCTCCGAGCACGTCGAGGTGCTCACCGCGCAGCCGCGGGAGGCATTGGAGCGGATGCGGAACTACGGCGCGCTCTTCCTCGGCGAGGGCACCTGCGTCTCCTACGGCGACAAGGTCATCGGCACCAACCACGTCCTGCCGACGCTCGGTGCCGCCCGCTACACCGGCGGACTCTGGGTCGGGAAGTACCTCAAGACCGTCACCTACCAGGAGGTGCGCGACCCGGCGCAGAGCGCGGAGCTCGGCCGCGTGTGCGGGCGCGCCTCGCGGGTGGAGCTGTTCGAGGGGCACGCCCGCTCCGGCGACCTGCGCGCGTACAAGTACGGCGGCGACCGCTTCGACTGGATCGACGACGTCGTCGGGGCGCAGGCGTGA
- a CDS encoding LacI family DNA-binding transcriptional regulator gives MITSRDVARLAGVSQPTVSRALRDDPKVSEATKQRVREAALALGYAPNAIGRALSVGRSTRVGLVVTDLENQFYAHVIAPMHHELERLGYELVLITESSESAPVAEHVTAHGLCGVVLATTTVESIVPVRLRDRGVPFVYFNRTSQSVQADSVTVDPENGVRELLRDAIGKGHRRIGAIFGPRNTSTGEQRENTVRAVLDEHGLALAHRDVRHGPFDFRTGDEGLRELLDRADPPTLVLCGNDVVALGALNAAAELGVGVPDDVSIAGFDDLPTSRWALIRLSTVAYDLDEMSREAARLIVARVEQPDAPQAQPVYPTRYVARATIAAPRA, from the coding sequence ATGATCACCAGTCGGGACGTGGCGCGGCTCGCCGGCGTGTCCCAGCCGACGGTGTCCCGTGCACTGCGCGACGACCCCAAGGTCTCCGAGGCCACCAAGCAGCGGGTGCGCGAGGCGGCCCTCGCGCTCGGCTACGCCCCCAACGCGATCGGCCGCGCGCTGTCCGTGGGCCGGTCCACGCGCGTCGGGCTCGTCGTCACCGACCTGGAGAACCAGTTCTACGCGCACGTCATCGCGCCCATGCACCACGAGCTGGAACGGCTGGGCTACGAGCTGGTGCTGATCACCGAGTCGTCGGAGTCGGCGCCGGTGGCCGAGCACGTCACCGCCCACGGGCTGTGCGGGGTCGTCCTCGCGACCACCACCGTGGAGTCGATCGTGCCGGTCCGGCTGCGGGACCGGGGCGTGCCGTTCGTCTACTTCAACCGCACCTCGCAGAGCGTGCAGGCTGACTCGGTCACCGTCGACCCCGAGAACGGGGTCCGCGAGCTCCTGCGGGACGCGATCGGCAAGGGACACCGGCGGATCGGGGCGATCTTCGGCCCGCGCAACACCAGCACCGGTGAGCAGCGCGAGAACACCGTGCGCGCGGTGCTCGACGAGCACGGGCTCGCGCTCGCGCACCGCGACGTCCGGCACGGTCCGTTCGACTTCCGCACCGGCGACGAGGGCCTGCGGGAGCTGCTCGACCGAGCCGACCCGCCCACGCTCGTGCTGTGCGGCAACGACGTGGTGGCCCTCGGCGCGCTCAACGCCGCGGCCGAGCTCGGCGTGGGCGTGCCCGACGACGTCTCGATCGCCGGATTCGACGACCTCCCCACGTCGCGCTGGGCACTGATCCGGCTGAGCACCGTGGCCTACGACCTCGACGAGATGTCGCGGGAGGCGGCCCGGCTGATCGTCGCGCGGGTGGAGCAGCCCGACGCGCCGCAGGCGCAGCCGGTCTACCCCACGCGCTACGTCGCACGCGCGACGATCGCGGCCCCGCGGGCCTGA
- a CDS encoding ester cyclase codes for MPLDPVAYRPYEDPDDFIREVTDRIWVQRDISYIVDNYEPDSIVHGGLGTVVGRDGVIEGSLMRIAGTPQHVGQAEDVVWEARGDDAFLSSHLVFSSDENIVDGRVRRIRKRTVANCLYRRGRMVEEWVVRDELADCLQRGLDPDEVARGMRFRGYEGSMTKPAPSDVLTAGDSGPRPDDFRPECEMVLEFLDEVWNQRRLHKVPQYMERDLFLHTIGDTTVVRPDGYQRDLLSLVAPFPDGRFAVRDVQTNSAERYAGLRIAVLWTMHGTYHGTADFGPLTNAPVDLLGVSQFLVQRGRIVREVRVYDEIALRAQINATRGDGEFTETNIY; via the coding sequence ATGCCGCTCGACCCGGTCGCGTACCGGCCCTACGAGGACCCGGACGACTTCATCCGGGAGGTGACCGACCGGATCTGGGTGCAGCGCGACATCTCCTACATCGTCGACAACTACGAGCCGGACTCGATCGTCCACGGCGGGCTCGGCACGGTGGTCGGGCGCGACGGCGTGATCGAGGGCAGCCTCATGCGCATCGCGGGCACCCCGCAGCACGTCGGCCAGGCCGAGGACGTGGTGTGGGAGGCGCGCGGCGACGACGCCTTCCTGTCCTCGCACCTGGTGTTCTCCAGCGACGAGAACATCGTCGACGGGCGCGTGCGCCGCATCCGCAAGCGGACCGTCGCCAACTGCCTCTACCGCCGCGGCCGCATGGTCGAGGAGTGGGTGGTGCGCGACGAGCTCGCCGACTGCCTGCAGCGCGGCCTCGACCCCGACGAGGTGGCGCGCGGCATGCGCTTCCGCGGCTACGAGGGCTCGATGACCAAGCCGGCGCCGTCCGACGTGCTCACCGCGGGCGACAGCGGCCCGCGCCCGGACGACTTCCGCCCCGAGTGCGAGATGGTGCTGGAGTTCCTCGACGAGGTGTGGAACCAGCGGCGGCTGCACAAGGTGCCGCAGTACATGGAGCGGGACCTGTTCCTGCACACCATCGGCGACACCACGGTCGTGCGTCCCGACGGCTACCAGCGCGACCTGCTCTCGCTCGTCGCCCCGTTCCCGGACGGGCGCTTTGCCGTGCGCGACGTCCAGACCAACTCCGCCGAGCGCTACGCAGGCCTGCGCATCGCCGTGCTGTGGACCATGCACGGCACCTACCACGGCACGGCCGACTTCGGCCCCCTGACGAACGCCCCGGTCGACCTGCTGGGTGTCTCGCAGTTCCTCGTGCAGCGCGGGCGCATCGTCCGCGAGGTGCGGGTCTACGACGAGATCGCGCTGCGCGCGCAGATCAACGCGACCCGGGGCGACGGCGAGTTCACCGAGACCAACATCTACTGA
- a CDS encoding nitrilase-related carbon-nitrogen hydrolase: MVTVAACQIPVRIGAGDHDPLVAAVREAAGRGAQLIVLPELAVCGYVFRDAAEARAAAQDMAGPTVALLRELSRELGCVLVCGLAEAGEDGAVHNSAVLVEDGEVRLRYRKAHLWDREAELFVPGDAPPPVVDTAAGRVAVMICYDLEFPEWVRLAAQAGAEIVAVPVNWPLLPRPAGEPALEVIKAQAAAGTYRVHVVVADRCGRERGVDWIGGSLVCASTGYLLAGPATPEGAVAAPAVLMAELDPTAARDKAIGPRNDALGDRRPGLYAEQPPANFTPERLTQDACRCGRGAGR; this comes from the coding sequence GTGGTCACCGTCGCGGCGTGTCAGATCCCGGTGCGCATCGGCGCCGGGGACCACGATCCGTTGGTCGCGGCCGTCCGCGAGGCGGCGGGGCGCGGAGCGCAGTTGATCGTGCTGCCCGAGCTCGCCGTGTGCGGGTACGTCTTCCGCGACGCCGCCGAGGCCCGCGCCGCCGCGCAGGACATGGCCGGGCCGACCGTCGCGCTGCTGCGGGAGCTGTCGCGCGAGCTGGGGTGCGTGCTCGTCTGCGGGCTCGCCGAGGCGGGGGAGGACGGGGCCGTCCACAACTCCGCCGTGCTCGTCGAGGACGGCGAGGTGCGGCTGCGCTACCGCAAGGCGCACCTGTGGGACCGGGAGGCGGAGCTGTTCGTGCCCGGCGACGCGCCCCCGCCGGTCGTCGACACCGCGGCCGGCCGGGTGGCCGTGATGATCTGCTACGACCTGGAGTTCCCCGAGTGGGTGCGGCTCGCCGCGCAGGCCGGCGCGGAGATCGTCGCGGTGCCCGTCAACTGGCCGCTGCTGCCTCGGCCTGCGGGCGAGCCCGCCCTCGAGGTGATCAAGGCGCAGGCGGCTGCGGGCACCTACCGGGTCCACGTGGTCGTCGCGGACCGGTGCGGCCGCGAGCGGGGCGTCGACTGGATCGGCGGCAGCCTCGTGTGCGCGAGCACCGGGTACCTGCTCGCCGGCCCGGCGACGCCGGAGGGCGCGGTGGCCGCACCGGCCGTCCTCATGGCGGAGCTCGACCCGACGGCGGCCCGGGACAAGGCGATCGGCCCCCGCAACGACGCCCTCGGCGACCGCAGGCCGGGGCTCTACGCCGAGCAGCCGCCGGCGAACTTCACCCCTGAGCGGCTGACCCAAGACGCCTGCCGGTGCGGGCGTGGCGCGGGGCGGTAG
- a CDS encoding zinc ribbon domain-containing protein has protein sequence MKADPAVQRRLLDLAEVDAELSRLAHRRRTLPEHAELTAAEAAVREAKDKLVEVETAAGDLDRDIRRLERDVDGVRTRTDRDNKLLAGAGISAKQAADLQHELETLARRQAVLEDEQLEIMEQREAVGADVEHSRVVLATAEQELAAVTERRDTALLDIDTAEAGRRRARDEVVATLPADLLAAYERRRGQRGVGAAALIARRCQACRLELDRTAISELKAAPADDLVHCEECGVILVRTEGSGL, from the coding sequence GTGAAAGCCGACCCCGCCGTCCAGCGCCGGCTGCTCGACCTGGCCGAGGTCGACGCCGAGCTGTCGCGGCTCGCGCACCGCCGCCGCACCCTGCCCGAGCACGCCGAGCTCACCGCCGCCGAGGCCGCGGTGCGGGAGGCCAAGGACAAGCTGGTGGAGGTCGAGACCGCCGCGGGTGACCTCGACCGGGACATCCGCCGCCTCGAACGTGACGTCGACGGGGTGCGGACCCGCACCGATCGCGACAACAAGCTGCTCGCCGGGGCCGGGATCAGTGCGAAGCAGGCCGCGGACCTGCAGCACGAGCTGGAGACCCTCGCGCGCAGGCAGGCCGTGCTCGAGGACGAGCAGCTGGAGATCATGGAGCAGCGTGAGGCGGTGGGCGCGGACGTGGAGCACTCGCGCGTCGTGCTGGCCACCGCCGAGCAGGAGCTCGCCGCCGTCACAGAGCGCCGCGACACCGCCCTCCTGGACATCGACACCGCCGAGGCCGGCCGGCGCCGCGCCCGCGACGAGGTCGTTGCCACCCTTCCGGCCGACCTGCTCGCCGCCTACGAGCGGCGCCGCGGGCAGCGCGGGGTGGGTGCGGCGGCCTTGATCGCGCGGCGCTGCCAGGCCTGCCGGCTGGAGCTGGACCGCACGGCGATCTCCGAGCTGAAGGCCGCGCCCGCCGACGACCTGGTCCATTGCGAGGAATGCGGCGTGATCCTCGTGCGCACCGAGGGCTCCGGACTGTGA